The genome window AAGGTTTCTCTCATACGTTTAGCGTGTGTATTGCATTAGGATATTGTATTTgcatgtgtgtatttatttaaTGTTGAGTCAAGAGTTACTCTAGAACTTTTGAAGAGGTGGTTGTGGTTTATTTATTATGCTAATATGATTCATTTGTCTAGACTTTTCTGACATTTTGTATTCTGTCATAAGTCTATATATCTCTAGTTAGTTCTCTGTAAGCTATAAAACTTGTATTGATGAAGATGAGTAAGCAAGCAATCATATGAAAGATCAAGAGTGTTTAATGATTATAATTAAGTCTGTTTACAACTATTTTCATTGAGTTCTATTATACTGCCTTGTATCTCTGCTACAAACAAGGACAGTTCTTATCTGTAAAGTGGTATTGGAGCCTTATTCATATCTTACAAGAACTGTGAAGGAAGTACATATGTCTACCAATACAAACCTACCAACTCCACCTATATTCACAAGGGAATGCTATGACTTCTGGTACATGAAGATGAAAGCTCTCCCTAAGGCTCAAGACCTATGGAGTATAATATATCAAGGCTATGAACTTGCCAAAACTTCAGATGATGTCACAATTTAGCAATTCAAACAACAAAAGGAAGCTCAGACAAAAAATTTCGAGGCCCTCAACTTTATTCATGCTGTTgtctcaaaataatttttttcaagaataGTTGATCTCAAGACAACCAAGTAAAATTAGGATAAACTCAAAGAAGAGTTTCAGGGAAGTGACAGTTAGATCTATCAAGCTATTGACTCTCAAGAGGGAGTTCGAATTGTAGAAAATGAAAGAGAGCATCAATGATACTGTGAAGGAGCACTCGGATAGGTTGATTGGATTGGTAAACAAGATGAGATTATATGGTGAAAATATCTCTAACAAGAAGATAGTTGAGAAGATGTTGATTTGTTTACGTAGAGAAGTTTGAGGCAAAGGTGTCTGCAATCGGGGAGTCTTGTGATCTTTCAAAACTAACAATCTCAGAATTATGTAGTAAACTACAAGCTCATGAACAAAGAGCTTCAATGAGACATGAAGAAGTTTTTAAGGGGGTATTCCAAGCCAAGCACAAGGGATGGAAGAATGGAATCACTTCTAAAGATCGAAGGAAGTTCAATCATGACAAGGCAAGGAGAAACAAACCTACTAAGGGTTTTAATCGTACTCAAGGAATAAGGAAGTTCCCCCATGTGGTATTTGCAGCAAGACAAACCACTTAGAGAGGGATTATAGACTTAAAGGCAAGCAAGTTCAGTGTTGGAACTGCAAAAGAATTAGTCACATAGAAAGGAATTGCAAACAAAAGCAACAATTTAGTggacaacaatcaaaccaaCAAGCAAATATAACAGAAGAGCATAAACTAGAACATGAAGACCATTTGTTTTTGGTTCATAATGCTACACAACCTTCTGCATCAAATGTATGGCTTATCAACCTTGAGACAAATGTCTTACTTTCTTGGGATGGAGATTTATCAAAGCAGCAAGGGTATGGATCATGTCGCATATATAACTGCATCTTGAATCACATACTTGCATTACTTGAAATTTGACTAGATTAATCAATTAGAACAAACCACAACAATAATCAAGATATTATATCAAATGTGTATAACTAGTTTACAGATACAACAATCAAAGCAAAAGTGATGCAATAGAATGGCAGAGATAATGTGGATATGGATCATGTTGCACACATAATTAACCATGCATATACaccaacaacatatatatatataaattctcttatgcaTACTTAAAGTACGGACGTATATTTTCACtgttgatttgaaacatatggaACCCAAAGCAGTTGGTCCCACATGTCATCTCACTTATCCACACCCTCAAAAAGTTGTCCACATTTTACATCTCTACCATAATTTTTAATAGAATAATtgctctctgtgtgtgtgtgtgtgtgtatatatatatatactatccAAGGCTGCATAGGGTGGTCCAGAACCACCATCAAAGGCCATGACGCTCAAAAACCATCCATAACTATCAAACTAGCACACAACAATCTAGAACCACTATCCTCTTTGAAATCCTTGATTCCTACGTCTAGTGTTTTGTTGCCTATCATCTTGTCCTTGATAATCTCGATCATGACGATCAACCCTTTGATCGTCTCTTCAATCTGATCTCCGTTCTAACTTATGCCTCGAATTCTACTTTGccttctttctattttcttctCCAACTCTTGAGGATGAAGATTCACCCATCTTTGATGGTCTAGTCAACTCATAATACTTTTCAACATCCATATTGCTATTTGCTACCATCTGTGTCGCCTCCACAACCTCCACATACGATGTAGTCTTGGTGGTGGTGAATTTTCCAATTACTTTCAGATGTAGTTCTATCTTAAACTTACCCACTTGGGTCACCTCATTCGGCACATACATTCCTTCAAATTTTCCTAACTCATCAAACTTGGCCTCATACTCGGCCACTATCATACTGCCATGTCAGAGCTTTAGATACTCTTGTGACTTAGCCTCATGGACTGTTAGAGGCACATATTCTCCAAACATGCAGTATCAAACTACAATCATTACACTTTGTCACAAAATACGCAGCTCACTCTCCTACCAAGTATACGCTAGTCCCTCAAAAAAGTGAGTGGCCAAATCAATTCTAACGTCCATAGTGATCCCCGTATAGTCCATCCTTCTAATGATCATCTGAAGCCACTCCTCGGTAGCCAATGGATCCAACTGACCACGAAAATTTTTTGGTCATGAACTTTATAGCTCTCCTAACTCCAATAATGATTTGTTAGCAGCTCCAATCTCTTGCTCTCTAACTCAAAACCCATGCAGTATGTCCCATTGCCTGTTAAGCCCCAAACATTTGTGGCATAAACTGAGCTACAACCTGTGCAAATGCCTTCATCATCTCTCTAACCATTGAATCCAACCGTGACGTTACCATTGGTGCTAGTGACAGATACAtcaacatatatgtatgtatgtatatatgcagtCGCACATCACAAAAGTGATGCAATAGAATGAGCAAAGACAATGTTAATATGAATCATACCGCAAACATAATCAACCATGCATATACACCAacaacacacatataaatatgtgCAATCACACATCACAAATTCTCCGCGTGCACACCCATTTGGGACAACCATCGGAGGTTGTGGCTCCATAACTATCAAAGGCAGCACACAATAGTTTGGAATCACCATTAGAGGCGCGGTGCTCAAATACCCCGTATAATCacataggtaaaaaaaaaaagggatacaATTTTAATCAGTGATCACGTCTCATAATGGTGTGTCATGAGTACAATCACCACACAAAGCCAGAAAACATCAACATGTTTTCACAACCACTCGCACGACTCCTAGTCATAATTcaatccatccaaacacacAAACAACCATATATCATGATGTATGTATTTTCAATAAGTTTCTCATGTTCTCAAAAACAATTCAAAACTcgtttagaaaaataaattttctaaAATATTGCAAGGCTTTACGAAGAGTCCTAATCACATCACCACCTACAAAAATGatttaaaacatttaaaataatttatttatgtaaATCAATGTAAATTAAACATTTTATGAATTTTACAAACGTGGAAggaatttaaaacaaaataatttttttaacaaacaaaataatttttagcCATTTATAGAATTTCCATTTTTTCCCCAAATTCCTTTAGTCTCTTCATTTACCCCTAAGGATTTTTGTTTAAGTTCAATTGTACGCCTATAACAATTTGAATTACGCATAgattaaatatgtatatatgggtATGGTTGTCTTTGCCTGGAGTTTAAAATCTCATCCAGTGAAGCCACTTGGATAACAATTGCAAAAAATAGCTTCACTTTTTTAAATCAAATTGTCCAAACTGCATCAAAGAGCACGGTCAAATAAATTGACTTATTTATGGTGATTTTTTCCGTCTTAAGAAAATCATAAAgaagtttttaaaaaatcaatactaaatattaatttgttaaaacaattgaaaggaaaaaatgattataattttgaataatattaaaatatcatttcaatatCTTAAATTCGAGCACATATATTGAAATCCCACTATTCAAATTATATCCATTTATATCGTTCAACAATTTGTGACTAAATAAATTGATCATTGATGATACCAAAATGATCTCCATCAAAAATGTGACTGGTGTAGCCCGAGTGGGGATTGACCATCAAACATCAAACCAGCAAGCTGATACTGCTATTCACGAATTGAAACACAGATAATCAAAGAAGGCATCCAACTATCAATTATACCATGAAAGACACCGATATCTATTACTTGAGATCTCTAGGATGCAATACAAGGCAATAACTTGCTAATAACAAAGACTAACATTAAGAGAATCTCTCCAGAGATTTGTTCAAAATCTAAAACCTAACTAATCTCTAGCAAATACATACATGTCCATGGTCATTTTGCCAACTTATTAATTTAACCATCGTACATACCAAATAAGTAGTTAAATAATTAAGGGAATAATTTTAAAGATTCTAGTAATCTATTTTAGACTATTTAATAATCTACTAAATGCCAGTATATTTTTAGGGGATCAAGGAAACATGGTAGACAAGTATTTGATTGTGCATTGCTATCGAGGAAGGGGTTATGATCTCTTTGGCCTCTTATATATGAtctttcattttattataaattctGAGATATTATTCCCCTCGTTATTTACTTCTTCATTAACTCCCTCATTGTCATTTACATTGGGAATTATCGACGTTCTGCTGTCTCTGTCTGGATTCGTATAGAGCTTGATTTTGATGTTGTGAGTTTTGATTCTGTATTATGTTCGTAGCGCGTTAAATACTCACTTCATTGGATTGTTACTTGATTTCTATTCATTGAATCGCCATATGCTTGCATCATGAAATATGGTTGATTGTATGTTTGGATGGGTTGGATTGTGACTGTGAGATGTATTATGGATGTGATTGGTTGGTTTTGTGCGATGGTTGCGCTTGTGACACACCATCGAGAGATGTGATAACTGTCTGAGATTTATCCCTCTTCTGTTATTTGAGCATCACGGCCTCCGCTGAGGAATCTGGACTATCGTGTGCTACCTTATTTTGTGTATGGATTTGAGTGCCACGACCTCCGATGAGGAATCTGGACTACCATGTGCTGCCTTGGTTTTTGGATGGATTTGAGCGCCATGGCCTCTGATGAGGATCCGGACTGCTATATGCTGTCGATCGGTTGAGGATGTTTTGTGGTGTTTACGCCCCACATGTTGGATGTgtgttttgcatatatatatatatatatatttgtaagcttatatatatgcataccgGGTTGTGATTGTGGCATGATCATGTTCATATTGTTCTCGCCCTTCTTTGCATCATTTCGAGTGATTTTTGTATCTATAGACTAACTCTAGTCTTTCTCTTATCGTTGTGATTTGCTCTCTCGATATCCGTCTCATGGATATTCAGGTCATTATCAGGTATTATACCCCTattgggctatttagctcaacctctattttcttctttccctttcaAGTGAGTACGCAGATGGCGATAAGCTTCTTGGGTCGTGAGCGGTTTCCCCATGGATACAGTTGAGGTTATGGGTAGTGTAGGGTTGATAGTATAAAGACTTCCGCtttgtataaattataaagacTTATTAATTACATTTTAATGGATTTATAAatacattttattcattttgggattgtattaaatgatttttggaGGATTTGCATAGATAGTTTATGTTTTAGTCAACTTGGTAATTTTGTAGACCCCCCCTTCGGGACCGGTCATTACACAACTTCTGCACTTGCCAACTAGCCAATCTGGTTATGTTCCTTTgcaagaccaagttatggccaTATAAAATATCTTGatcaataaaagaacaaaacacaTGCACAGTTGGCTCCAAATATCCTTCCTTAGAGGTGTTTTGATTGCCTTGTAGTAAGCTAACATATTTAGAGGTCAATACAACAAAGGTGGTGTCTCCACCTCTTTGAtagattttatataaaaataacaaaacatggTAATGATCAAGCATTTTCAGCTGACTTTCACAGTGGATAAAAGAGCAAGACTTAATCAGTTACACCAGAGTATCAACAAGCAAGACTACTAACAAGACCCAATTCATAACTTTATAAAAGTGATGGAGAAGTGAATAACCTTGGCCAAATGTCAATCCTATTTTTAGTTTCAAAAAACTAACTATGTCAAACCAATACGGAATAGGCAAGGTGATGCCCCAAGCAATAGTAGTAGTGTAAATTTTCACCAAGTAGGAGCAAACTACCTCCATAGTATGATGATACATTGCCTAAACGAATTGTGGAATTATGCTCCCAATCCTTTTACAAGTTTGTCCATGCTCTAGGATCCCCACAGCATAACTCATCACATTCTCTTTAGTTTTGTCCATATCGTGGCAATAgatttcaataaaattttcttttgaaaaatgatCCTCCAGTGACTTGTTTGTGCACTTGGCAACCAAGTCCACCCCTTCATAGATGTCTTATTCCTTTATAAGCATGGACTCTATCAATGTATCACTACCTGGAACAAAAATAAGATTGTTCGTTTTATTTGGGAGCTCAACCTTTTGCTTCAATACATTAGTAGAGTCCCTGTGCACTAGGATATTCAATGTTGTAAAATCTCCTCTCCCACTCGGGTTAAAGGTTGTCTTGGCTTCACTTGTTATCTTTCCACATGCACATGCCCAAGAAATAATTGGTGGTGCCTTAATGGCACAAAgatcaacaaacaaagaaacatGTAGAGCTTTTGTCCTTCCCATACCCAGAGACCATCAAAAGAGACAATCTATGTTTCAAGGATGTCTCCTTGGTTTGTAGTAGCAATGTAAGGTGAGGATTGAGTTACTTTGGCCTAGGACGGATGACCAACATGTAGGACAACAACTGTAAGCTTATTTACCTCATGTTTAATTTCATATTCCTGGGTTTCACATTTTGATTGAATCTCCTCACCGACAACTTCTTCTTGTTTCTCAATCATATGCCCATTGGGTTCAACACTGAGCACCTTAGTTACCTGTTTCGAATGGAATTCACCTCGTACTACACCCttacgatttttttttggtagaaagTTTGTCCAACAACATGCCTACTTTGTCAGTCCAAGCACCCATTTGTTGACTCATAGAGTGGAGTTGTTCTGACATACCCCAGAGGATATCATTATGTTGCTTTGGTGATATTATTGCTTTGTCATATGAGCACACTAAATGTCGAGCGCGAGGCATTGAGCTAGATTCTCCATATGTAGCATTACTTGAAACAAAAGCTCGTTCGAGCCTTTCGTCAAACAAATGGTAGGCGTTACTTCCTCGTTGTGGTAGACATTACGCATCAAATTTTGAAGCATGCCCTCCTCCGCTACTATAGAAGGTAGTGCTTGGTTGGTCATATTGAGAGGGGTTGTACCAATTTTTCCAACCACCTACAAACTGACCATCGCGAGCTCTAGATCGTTGGTACTAATGGGTGCTATCATAATGTGAATCAAACTCATCAGCTCTGTAGTTATGCCAACCTTCGAGCTTCAGATTATGGACAGGACTATCCCATGTGCCTAAGTCCTCCGATACCACTTTGGTGCTATTCACTAATTGAAGCatagataataaaaaaaggtAGCAACTATCAATTACACCATGAAAGACACCAATATCTATTACTTGAGATATCCAGGATGCAATACAAGGTATAACTTGTTAATAAGAAAGACCAACATTAAGATAATCTCTCCAGAGATTTGTTCAAAATCTAAAACCTAACTAATCTCCAACAAATACATACATGTTCATGGTTCTTAATACCTATAAATACAATAAGAAGTTGCACAATCAGAATAGAAAGGAGATTACTAACCAACGGGGAGAACCCCTAATGTCGATTGATTGCTTGTGTAACAGGTTGAAGAACCCAAACTAGAAGAAAACTAAGAACACCTAAACTTTAACCAAAATATCCAAATTTAAGCTCCCTTAAGCTACTGCCATTCCTGTAAAGAGGATATTACTAACTTCATGGGCCTAGGCCTTGAGTACTAACCAAATCAAGGTGCAACCTATTTCCATTCCCAAATGGGCTTGCTAAACAAAAGCCCACTGCATCAGTGACACATGTCTTAACATGTGGTATAAATAAATGAACATCTTTGGGAGAACAAGTGAAAAGAGCGAGGGAAGAGCTCCTCGTTAGCTCGGCACCCCACCGAGCAAGTATGCTCGGTATGAGGAGAAGGGAACATGCTCCATTAATAAGAACCCACGTAGAGATCAGTTACTAGGGGAGTAAATATTGGGTCCACTAACCCACGTTCTCATCCACGATCTCACTCATTAATGAGGAGATACCCACGATCTCCTATAACCGACCCTTCCTAGCTCATATAATAGGGGACCCTCCAACCATGTAAAAGATTCAAACTCGGTAACTTTAACATACTAAAGAGCGACTTGAGAGAAGAGAGTTTCGAACACTGAACACTCTCCCTTTTTGATTGAGATGCTTGCTTGAGTGTCGAAGCAGTTGTcccgagcacaccctcgggCCTCCCATAGCTTATGTGTTTTCCTATGTAGATTAGCTTTCACTCTCATGAGGATCATCCTACCTTCGATCTCAGCTCTTATGACATCCTCATAACTAGACTAAATTTTGAGCAACATCAATCACAAACCTactttttctaaatttttttatcataatgTAGACCAATTCTTGAGCAATTAAATCTTAATAGTTTTTTAGTTTAGCTCTTTAAAATTCCAAAGAAAAAGTGTCATGCGACCAATAATTTTTGGGAAACGTATTTGAATGAGTCGCCTTTCTCTCAGTCACACATCTATAAGCCATACTTTAGAGTTGAAATGTTCTGGGTCTTGTGGTAGTAGCTAATAAGAAATTTGTTTACAATCAAATGGTCCCCCTAGttcaatagaaaaataaaaaggacatttgaaaaaagagagtgaaagattaataactaaaacaattggaaaaaaaaaggagatcaTAATTTTTGATAAGAACCAAATATCCTTTGAATATATTCAATTATAGCGCAAAATGTTGAAATTCCACCTTTCAAAATTCTACCATTTATATCCTTATGATGACGTGGAAAATCGTGacttctcaaatctcaattgcTCGTTATCATATCCAGTTACTCAATTTTTATTGACGTCTTAGTTTATCAGACTAAATATTAGGAGGTTGATGTTTTGTCTTTGCACATGTAGAAAACATAAGATTTGGGTCCCCAAGGTATGCCTTAGGTGGACATTTCAACTCTCAAGTTAGTTATGCAGGTAATTTCCGTAGCAAAATTCATAGTTTTTTATAGTGTCGGTATTCAAAACTTTCTCCTTAACAAGTAGTGAAGAGCGAAAAGTGAGAGAGTTTTACCTGAATGGAGTTCTCCTTATATATGGCTTTTGAATTACTGATTGCCCCTGATtggagagagattttttttgggtgaatCCCCAAAGATCTCTTGTAGATATCCTAACATATTTTCTTCCTAATTGGGGGGATATTTTCGACGGTGAGTCCATAAAGATCTCTTTGTAGATATCCTAACAGATTTTCTTCCTGATCGGTGGTAAGTTATTTCGAAGTCTTTTGGTCATCCCCCAAGGCCACTAGTTAAGCCATGTCGAGAAGCATAGAACGAGGTGATATATAGGTTGATCGAGACGCTCCCCAACTCGATCTCCTCTTTTTCCATCTGTGTGGTGTCACGTGTTAGCATCCCAGCTCCCATTCTTGCTCCAATTTTTAGCTCCAATTCTCTatcaaaaccatgttaaatcatgaattaaaatgtgtgattgagtattttggtgtttaaaatgttataatatagtaagttttcgaaaaaaaattctaaatattaaaatttCTAAACCCTAATATTGGAATCAAGAATTGGAGTCCCTCCCAACCCGAatatttttggtattatcacaTTCCACTATTTGTTACTTAATAGATTGTTTCCAAACTTGCTTTTCCTATATTAACACTAagtcaaaaaattatttattaccttattttttatttttcttctaaaCTAGAAATGGAAAATATCAACCTTCTCTAtattataaacaaaaataaaaatggtatACAAATTAGTCCAAACACGTTTAGGCGACGACATATGGACCATGACCGGGTGTGCCCTCTGGACACGTTCAAAATTGATAATCAAAATAAGATTACATCATCTATAGGTGATAAAAATCAGCCCCATTTATATCACCTGGATCATCGCAATCCCAAGTGGATTGCATTGACTTTTCAAAATCAAGTTTGACTCAGCCAAGTCAGATAAATTTGGATTCGTCCTAACTATTAAGTGCTAGATTAGCGGCCATTGATTCTGAATTTACATTAAAACCCTTCACTCATCacctaaaaattaaaataacgcGCAAAGTGGGGCCAAAAATATCTCAACGGGCCGGCGTCACACAATCTGTGAGCAGTTTCGCCGGTTGAGCTGCTGACCAAAGCGACGTCGTTTGGGGACATCATGTCATGTCTTCACGTTGCTGACCCCTTCCTGTATCATTTCTTTGGTTAAACCTCCCATAATCTCCTCCATAAAACCCCCTCCGGTTTATTCGTTTCCTCTCCATCGTTTTCTTCGCTTTCGATTTTGTCGCCTTTCTCCTCCCATGGcttctttgtttttctaaaGTAATCTCTCCATTTCAATTCAATCAATGGGCTTATCCAACCGAGAACACGCCGTCGCCGGTGAGAAAAGGCACTTGCTGGACGATGGAGTTTTCGCCGGGAATAAAATCAACGGGAATCTCGAGAAGATTTCGAATGGATATGCTCACGATTTGCACTCTGATTCTCGAATTTTAAACTGCGAAAATAGTGTAGATGAAGATATTCAAGATTCtaatgattttgttgttgaagCTCCGGAGGAACGTTTGACACGAGAAGAGGAAGAGTTTTCGGAAATCGAGATGGGGAAGCGCGACGTAGAAGATATCGTTGTTAACGATTCGGAAACAACATTATCGCAGGAAATAGGAAATAGCGCTCCCGATACTCGCGAGAATCATGACATAACCGTTGGAAAAGAAATCAGGGGGCATGAAGGGATTGAGCAGCCTCTTGCACAGCTGCCGAAGCCAGAGGCACCACCTGGCGTCTCCATCTCAACCACACCACCTCCGTCTGGCGAAGACGATTCTAACGAGCTGATCCGATCGCAATCCTTGACGGAGAATCTTAACGTCGACATGCCTGCGATCGGCAAGTTTATACGCGAGAGAAGCAACAGCATATCCGCGGCGATTGCGAAACGGTTGTCTTCTCTTAAAGATAGCGGCGACTTTGACGATTCGAAAATGAACTCGGTGGACTCGGAAGTGACCGAGTTCAACATCTCCGGACTCAAAGTAATCGTCAAGCTCAAAAACGAAGACGAAGAGCTCAAAGGTCTCATAAGCTTCTTCTCGAGATCGAACTGCAGAGACTGCACAGCAGTCCGCACGTTTTTCAGGGAGAGAGGATTGAAGTTCGTTGAAATCAACATCGACGTTTATCCTCAGAGAGAAAAAGAGTTGATCGAGAGGACAGGGAGCTCACAGGTGCCGCAGATTTTCTTCAACGAGAAGCTGTTTGGAGGTCTTGTGGCGTTGAATTCGTTGAGGAACAGTGGGTGTTTTGAGCACAGGTTGAAGGAAATGTTAGGCAAGAAATGTCCTGATGGTTCGCCTGCACCGCCTGTGTACGGGTTTGATGATCCGGAGGAGGAATCGACGGACGAGATGGTGACGATCGTGAGGGTGTTGCATCAGAGATTGCCCATCCAGGACCGTCTAATGAAAATGAAGATCGTCAAGAACTGCTTCGCAGGGGCTGAGCTTGTGGAGGTGCTGATCCATCACTTGGACTGCGGCAGGAGGAAGGTACGAATCTGACCGTTGTTTGATTCCCTGTGTCGCggtttaaaaaaacaaaaacgtaCTCCCCATTTTATCACCAATAAAATATTTGACCTTGGATTTGATCGATGACTAAGTTGCTGACTctattgatttttaattttcgaATAGAATAataatcaatataattttgCTTTTATGGTTATTGAGGCATTGGTGCTTTCTATGGCAAAACACTAATGATGGCGGACACGCAACTGGTATGATGACAGACAATAACAGCCTCGTTTGCTAAAAACAAATAGTGAAATACATCATGAAGTTAATCAATTCATATCTTAACAACAACTATGACAAGAAGTGTATCAGGGATTATAGTCTGTATATTATATTCCAGATTAGCTCAAAAAAGACAAGGCTGACAAACAAAAAgtaaagttttgtttgaaagaagTCCTTTGAAGCTTAATAAACCGTCATTGAATTGCTTGCCGTTCAAATCTCGCAAGTATTTTACTTGTGTGACATGTTTACAAAATTTCAATGAACTTAAACAggtatttgttttaatttaattcTAATTAAAGTGCAGTTTATTGTTTTCATAAATTTCAATGAACTTAAAAGGTAAACTCGAACAATTGCAATTTTTTGATCATTTTTTGGGGTCCCATAcgttaaattttgtttttccttttcatttactCTTATCCTGAGTTGCAAGAATTTCTCGTTAGAGTAGTTTATCTGTTTGAAGTAAATAATTAATGAGTTTCCAGATCTATATTGCATGATGTCAACATTAATTAGCTTGTAAATTAGTTCATCAGTCAACATTTAGGTTGTAATTAGTTCATCAGAATCCTCAAGGATTTTTCTTCCTGCTACTTTTGTTATAAAGCTATTattgtcaaaacaaaaaaattcattcaaaacttgcttattttaagttttaaattgaGTCCCAGGTTAATTCAAGATTGAATTTAAGCATCCATTGTTTTCATGCAATTATTATATTACCTATGTGCACACCCGATGGAAGTTCCTTTTATAGATGACGATATTAGTTCGATATGACAACTCCTGTAGGCCATTGATGTTGGAAAGCAGCTAGCAAGGAAGCACTTCATCCATCATGTCTTTGGGTAAGCAAATTTTTTTCAGCGCACATGAACATATATAATTGTTGGTTTGGTTTCTTTATGCATACaggttctttttttcttatgttATATATGTTTCATGCTCGTAGgcagaatgattttg of Tripterygium wilfordii isolate XIE 37 chromosome 13, ASM1340144v1, whole genome shotgun sequence contains these proteins:
- the LOC120013165 gene encoding uncharacterized protein LOC120013165; the encoded protein is MGLSNREHAVAGEKRHLLDDGVFAGNKINGNLEKISNGYAHDLHSDSRILNCENSVDEDIQDSNDFVVEAPEERLTREEEEFSEIEMGKRDVEDIVVNDSETTLSQEIGNSAPDTRENHDITVGKEIRGHEGIEQPLAQLPKPEAPPGVSISTTPPPSGEDDSNELIRSQSLTENLNVDMPAIGKFIRERSNSISAAIAKRLSSLKDSGDFDDSKMNSVDSEVTEFNISGLKVIVKLKNEDEELKGLISFFSRSNCRDCTAVRTFFRERGLKFVEINIDVYPQREKELIERTGSSQVPQIFFNEKLFGGLVALNSLRNSGCFEHRLKEMLGKKCPDGSPAPPVYGFDDPEEESTDEMVTIVRVLHQRLPIQDRLMKMKIVKNCFAGAELVEVLIHHLDCGRRKAIDVGKQLARKHFIHHVFGQNDFEDGNHFYRFLEHEPFIPKCYNFRGFTNDCEPKPASMVCQRLTKIMSAILESYTSDNRCHVDYANISKSEEFRRYVNLTQDLQRLNLLELSPHEKLAFFLNLHNAMVIHAVIRLGHPEGMNDSRSISSDFQYIVGGYPYSLNTIKNGILRSNRRAPYSLVKPFGTGDGRLEIALPKVNPLIHFGLCNGTRSSPIVRFFTPQGIESELRYAARDFFQKSRMEVDLEKRTVHLTRIIKWFSADFGQEKEILKWIINYLDATKAGLLTHLLSDGGPINIVYQDYDWSANS